The following are encoded together in the Pungitius pungitius chromosome 7, fPunPun2.1, whole genome shotgun sequence genome:
- the tbxa2r gene encoding thromboxane A2 receptor, translating to MTLHQLTTMNTSAQPFANNTPLCYSINSPPFVYQPNIASAYFSSIFTTLGVTSNLIAFVVLVKSFRRTHSRSRSFLIFLGGLVVTDAMGLLVTGFIVISFHVTHFNWRLLDPKCHFCNFMGISMVFYGLCPLMLGATMATERFMGINCPFAHTTNKPKSRTVSMVLMVWLTAGCIALLPLTGIGSYHMQMPGSWCFFNISSEGSNLAFSLLFSLVGLMSIAVSFLLNTVSVVTLIKVCCGQDRTQRRRDHEIEMMVQLILIMVIASICWCPILVFIAQTVLSGRALEIKLLLLWLRFASFNQILDPWVYILFRRAVLKRIYPRLNWSRGSIMTMNPSFSDTLRRLTRSSLGNSRGPDEATEAQKSNVKPPSTLKQPPASP from the exons ATGACCCTACACCAGCTGACCACCATGAATACCTCCGCCCAGCCATTCGCCAACAACACCCCACTATGCTACTCCATAAACAGCCCTCCATTCGTGTACCAACCTAACATCGCGTCGGCCTACTTCTCGTCCATCTTCACCACTTTGGGCGTTACCTCCAATCTCATCGCTTTCGTAGTTCTCGTCAAGTCCTTCCGTCGGACACACAGCCGCTCACGCTCCTTCCTGATCTTCCTGGGCGGCCTGGTGGTCACCGACGCCATGGGTCTTCTGGTCACCGGCTTCATCGTGATCTCCTTCCATGTTACGCACTTCAATTGGCGCCTCTTAGATCCAAAATGCCACTTCTGCAACTTTATGGGCATATCCATGGTCTTCTATGGACTGTGTCCACTGATGCTTGGTGCCACCATGGCCACGGAGCGCTTCATGGGCATCAACTGTCCCTTTGCACACACCACCAATAAGCCCAAGAGCCGGACGGTCTCCATGGTGTTGATGGTGTGGTTGACCGCTGGCTGCATAGCTCTTCTGCCCCTAACAGGCATTGGAAGCTACCACATGCAGATGCCTGGCTCCTGGTGTTTTTTCAACATCAGCTCAGAGGGAAGTAACCTGGCCTTCTCCCTGCTCTTCTCACTGGTCGGGTTGATGTCCATTGCTGTGTCCTTTTTGCTGAACACGGTCAGCGTTGTGACCCTGATCAAGGTGTGCTGTGGACAAGATAGGACCCAGCGTAGACGAGACCACGAAATAGAGATGATGGTCCAGCTCATCCTCATCATGGTCATTGCTTCCATCTGCTGGTGCCCCATCCTG GTCTTTATTGCACAAACTGTGCTGTCTGGCAGAGCCCTCGAGATCAAACTCCTACTGCTGTGGCTGCGATTCGCCAGCTTCAACCAGATCCTGGATCCGTGGGTATACATCCTGTTTCGAAGGGCAGTTCTCAAGCGAATCTACCCCCGCCTCAACTGGTCTCGCGGCTCCATCATGACCATGAACCCGTCTTTCAGCGATACTCTCCGGAGGCTCACGCGTTCTTCCCTTGGGAACAGCCGGGGACCGGATGAAGCGACAGAGGCCcaaaaatcaaatgtaaaacCCCCATCTACATTGAAGCAACCACCTGCTTCTCCGTGA